The genome window CAAGCACCTGTCGGAGCTCTCTCGGCATGAGCGGATCCACACCGGTGAGAAGCCCTACAAGTGCACGCTGTGTGACAAGAGCTTCAGTCAGTCGTCGCACCTGGTGCACCACAAGCGCACGCACAGCTCCGAGCGGCCCTACAAGTGCGCAGTCTGCGAGAAGACCTTCAAGCACCGCTCTCACCTGGTGCGCCACATGTATGCGCACTCGGGCGAGCACCACCTGTTCCGCTGCAACGTGTGCGAGTTGCATTTCAAGGAGTCGTCGGAGCTGCTGCAGCACCCGTGCACGCCAAGCGGGGAGCGGCCCTTCCGCTGCGGCGAGTGCCAGAAGGCCTTCAAGCGGCCCTCGGACCTGCGGCAGCATGAGCGCACACACAGCGCTGAGCGGCCCTTCAAGTGCGACCTGTGCCCCATGGGCTTCAAGCAGCAGTACGCACTGATGCGGCACCGGCGCACGCACAAGACCGAGGAGCCCTTCAAATGCGGCCTGTGTGAGAAGGGCTTTGGGCAGCCCAGCCACTTGCTCTACCACCAGCACGTGCACACCCTCGAGACTCTCTTCAAGTGCCCCGTGTGCCAGAAGGGCTTTGACCAGTCTGCCGAGCTGCTGCGGCACAAGTGCCTGCCCGGCGCGGCCGAGCGGCCCTTCAAGTGCCCTGTGTGCAACAAGGCCTACAAGCGGGCGTCGGCCCTGCAGAAGCACCAGCTGGCCCACTGTGCGGCGGCGGAGAAGCCCCTGCGCTGCACGCTGTGCGAACGCcgcttcttctcctcttctgagTTCGTGCAGCACCGCTGCGACCCGGCCCGCGAGAAGCCACTCAAGTGCCCGGACTGCGAGAAACGCTTCAAGTACGCGTCAGACCTGCAGCGGCACCGGCGGGTACACACGGGCGAGAAGCCCTACAAGTGCCCCAACTGCGACAAGGCCTTCAAGCAGCGGGAGCATCTCAACAAGCACCAGGGCGTGCACGCCCGCGAGCAGCAGTTCAAGTGCGTATGGTGCGGGGAGCGCTTCCTAGACGTGGCCTTGTTGCAGGAGCACAGCGCGCAGCATAGTGCCGCCGCCGCAGCAGCGGAGGGCGCCTACCAGGTAGCCGCCTGCCTGCCCTGAGTCTGCGGCTGTGGCCCCTACCAGCCTGACCTGAGTTGGCGCCGTGGGCCCCGCAGGCCTCACGCAGCCTAGCTCCTCACAGCTGCCTTGCACCAAGGTCCCCACCCAGCTCAGTGTTCTGAGACCTCGGGAGTGAGGACACAGGGGTACGAGGCAGGGAGAGGGTGTGGTGCTTGTACTCCAGGCACCAGCAGGCAGTGTGGGCAGCCAGATTGCTGTGGCCCATCCTGATTCCACAAACCTCTTTCCCATCACAAGATTCGCTTTCTTGAGAGTCATCAGCCCCCCGTATTTCCGGGGCACTGGAACCAGGCTGGAAATCAAGTGGCCTCTCCTGCCCTAAGGAGGGTGCGATGCCAGCCCAGCCTTCCCATATCTTTCAACCTAATTAGCAGCCACATAGGTTATGAAAGCGGAGGTTCATGGTGGGGCTGGGGTCCCAGAGGTGGGCTAGGTGTGAGGCATCAGTTGATGTGTTGAGGAGAAAACCAGCTTTAAGACGTAGTCCTGGGGACTGGGAGGGCAGAGGGTGAGTCACAGCCCTCTCTGTCTGCTCTAGCCAGGGGTCATGTGTCCCCAGGTTTCTGGCAGGGGAGATGTGCAGGGTGGGTCTTGGGGCTAGGTCTGCCTGGAGACCAGTGGGCtcagggggaaggggggaagctGAGGAGTTCCTGTGATACCCTCAGCCAAGGGACAGTGCCATCCCTGGGGACAGGAGGAAAAGCAGCCTGTCTGTGCTAAGGGCAAATCCTCCGGTTTTGGACGCGCCCCTCCCACCTTTGTAGCGCGGTTCCTAGGTGTGGTGGGGAATGTGGTGTGCTCTCAGCAGACAGAACTGCTGGTGTGAAAGGCAGGGATCGTTAgcccacctgaggctgggaggaaGTAGGACCAGGCCTAGGATCTCCCCAGCAGATGCGAACAAGTATCCTCCCCTGAATTGTGTGAACCAAAGCGTCAGGGGCTTGGGGCACAGCCCCAGTCAGCTCACCCCAGTCCTGCTTCAGAGCCAAGACCAGGCCAGGGTGGGGACCCCCCAGTACCCTCCCTACATCAATGTGGCTGCTGGCCTGGACCCCAGGGGTCTGGTGCTGCCAAGATGTTCTGGACAACATCCAGCTACTTCAAAGGCCAGAGTGTCCTTTGGGTCCTCCTAGAGTCCCCCTAGGCCTCTGGCTGCCCATGAGGCTCATGGAGCAGAGGGTGTCCCGGTCATAGGGAGCAGAAGGAGCAAGTGGGTTATGGAAGCCTGTGGGGGACCTGGCGGATGGAGTTGACCAACATCGCTGGGTGGCCACAGCCCTCCTTAGGAAGCCGAGAAGGacctttattattaaataatcatttttaaccCTGCTCTATCCCCTGCCCTCTTccagccccacccctccctgGTCTTGAAAGAAGACTAATCAGTGGACACACCAAGGGCCCCGAGGGGCAGGGAGATGCCACCGTGCTTCTCTGTCACCGTAAGGCTGACCAGCCACGTCCACCTCCTCTGTCTGACTGAGTTCCTTCCTGTGGCCACAGGGAGGGGCTGGTCCTTCCCCTCGGTGCTGGCTGTCTGTCACAATGCCTCAAAAGACACGGAACCCAGGCCTACAACCGTCCCAACTGCTAattctcttcctttcattttgctttctgaaAGCAGTTTGTTATACTATTCATAACACTGTAGAGTTTAATTTCATGTCATTTTGGATCTTATATAAAAATGTGAggatttggatttttaaaaagaatgactcCATTTTAGATAGCCACTTTTGATGTTAATATATAGTGAGTCCAATGTATGCTTTAGAAGTAAAGACATTGACCGTCAGAGACCAGTGAACTGCTTGTTCTGCTCCTTCTTCCACAGGGGAACAATGGACATGGAGAGGCAGAGGGGGGCACAGGTCCGAGGGGCGGCTTGGGGACTGGGGCATAgggctgggtttgaatcctgagcTTTGAATGTTctggctgtgtggccctgggaaCCTCTTTCGGACTCAGTTgcctcatccgtaaaatggggAGGTTCACCTTGCCTTGCTtggttgttttgagaattaaatagaGCCCCATAGAGAGTCCCTGGTGGGGACGCTTGAAGATGCTGACAGTACCAACTCCAGGACACCTGGGGCTTTCAGGAATGAGCCCGAGGCCTCCTGACTTCCTTTGGGTTTAATCACAGCCCCTGAAGTGGGAGCTGACCTGTGAGAGAGCAGCAGCTCATGGAAGGCTGGAAGCCAGGCACTGGGCCTGGTGAACATGAGAGCTTGCTCAGCCCTGATGGAAAACCAAGGGCCTgcctgcagcagcagcagacGCAGCCAGCCATGCCCTGCCCCAGAGGAGGGGGAGGACCTGCTGTCACCACACAACCACCCACCCTGTCTCACAGTGACCCTTCTACATGGCCAGCCCAGCTGCCTCCCACCTGAGCCCCTCCAGCACACCTTTCCTCCTGCACCCCTTCCCTGCCCCAGTGGCCCAGCTGCAACTCAGGCTCTGTCTGTTGTTCaaaggtggggatggggatggggagagagagggaaaaacagCCTCC of Rhinopithecus roxellana isolate Shanxi Qingling chromosome 20, ASM756505v1, whole genome shotgun sequence contains these proteins:
- the ZNF319 gene encoding zinc finger protein 319, yielding MSESWQQPPQTQPQQPQPPQPQHHAEPPPALAEHTLPPGTAENPLGCAVYGILLQPDPGLQPPQHPPLQAAGEPGPKCGVCGHDLAHLSSPHEHQCLAGHDRSFQCTQCLKIFHQATDLLEHQCVQAEQKPFVCGVCKMGFSLLTSLAQHHSSHSGLVKCSICEKTYKPAEAAEPATTAAPSLPAAPPPSTVTPAEQADKPYSCPICQKPFKHLSELSRHERIHTGEKPYKCTLCDKSFSQSSHLVHHKRTHSSERPYKCAVCEKTFKHRSHLVRHMYAHSGEHHLFRCNVCELHFKESSELLQHPCTPSGERPFRCGECQKAFKRPSDLRQHERTHSAERPFKCDLCPMGFKQQYALMRHRRTHKTEEPFKCGLCEKGFGQPSHLLYHQHVHTLETLFKCPVCQKGFDQSAELLRHKCLPGAAERPFKCPVCNKAYKRASALQKHQLAHCAAAEKPLRCTLCERRFFSSSEFVQHRCDPAREKPLKCPDCEKRFKYASDLQRHRRVHTGEKPYKCPNCDKAFKQREHLNKHQGVHAREQQFKCVWCGERFLDVALLQEHSAQHSAAAAAAEGAYQVAACLP